One Nonomuraea angiospora DNA segment encodes these proteins:
- a CDS encoding aromatic amino acid lyase produces the protein MELDGAGLTCAQVHEAAYGGARVTIASLDRARAAWATAQELTGPVYGRSTGVGANRGVILDKPGLDLLRSHVCGAGPPIPPARARAMLVVRLNQLLAGGSGIDPAVLPALAEAINGGFTPPIQTYGAIGTGDLAALATTALCLLGELPWHHEPPPPLPSGTPPIDATATATADPRFPFAPEDALPFISSGAATLADAAIACHRLRLLLDAVIDVAAMSFTAVGASAEPLAAAVQEARPHAGQAAVAARLRGLLTQELATRVQDPYGYRAFAQVHGAAVDALDRATAAVEIDLNAAAENPLISGSLAWHNGNFHSAPLALALDALRAALVQTAQLSAARLATLMDPAYTGHHPFLADRPGSSGALILEYVAQDALAELRLLATPVTTGTVVISLGTEDHAGFATQAARNALRCLEPLEIVLACERTAALRALNTPTPDRPLTDDLTTSRHALSLHPPP, from the coding sequence GTGGAGCTCGACGGCGCCGGCCTGACCTGCGCGCAGGTCCACGAGGCCGCGTACGGCGGTGCCCGGGTCACGATCGCCTCCCTGGATCGGGCCCGGGCCGCGTGGGCCACCGCTCAGGAGCTCACGGGCCCCGTGTACGGCCGGAGCACCGGCGTGGGCGCCAACAGAGGCGTCATCCTCGACAAGCCCGGCCTCGACCTGCTCCGCAGCCACGTGTGCGGCGCCGGCCCACCGATCCCGCCGGCCCGCGCGCGGGCCATGCTCGTGGTCCGGCTCAACCAGCTCCTCGCCGGCGGCTCCGGCATCGACCCGGCCGTCCTGCCGGCGCTGGCCGAGGCGATCAACGGCGGCTTCACCCCGCCGATCCAGACGTACGGCGCCATCGGCACCGGCGACCTCGCCGCCCTCGCCACCACGGCCCTGTGCCTGCTCGGCGAGCTCCCCTGGCACCACGAACCCCCACCCCCGCTCCCTTCGGGGACACCGCCGATCGACGCCACCGCCACCGCTACCGCCGACCCCCGCTTCCCCTTCGCCCCTGAGGACGCGCTGCCGTTCATCAGCTCGGGAGCCGCCACGCTGGCCGACGCGGCCATCGCCTGCCACCGCCTCCGTCTCCTCCTGGACGCCGTCATCGACGTGGCGGCGATGTCGTTCACCGCCGTGGGCGCCTCGGCCGAGCCGCTGGCGGCCGCCGTGCAGGAGGCCCGTCCCCACGCCGGCCAGGCCGCCGTGGCCGCCCGCCTGCGCGGCCTGCTCACCCAGGAGCTGGCGACCCGCGTCCAGGACCCGTACGGCTACCGGGCCTTCGCCCAGGTGCACGGGGCCGCCGTGGACGCCCTCGACCGGGCCACGGCCGCCGTCGAGATCGACCTCAACGCCGCCGCCGAGAACCCCCTCATCTCCGGCTCCCTGGCCTGGCACAACGGCAACTTCCACTCGGCCCCGCTGGCGCTGGCGCTCGACGCGTTGCGCGCCGCGCTCGTACAGACGGCCCAGCTCAGCGCCGCCCGCCTGGCCACCCTCATGGACCCCGCCTACACCGGCCACCACCCGTTCCTCGCCGACCGCCCGGGGTCGTCGGGGGCGCTGATCCTGGAGTACGTCGCTCAGGACGCCCTGGCCGAGCTCCGCCTCCTCGCGACGCCGGTGACGACGGGCACGGTGGTGATCTCCCTGGGCACGGAGGACCACGCCGGCTTCGCCACCCAGGCGGCCCGCAACGCCCTGCGCTGCCTGGAGCCCCTGGAGATCGTCCTGGCCTGCGAACGCACCGCCGCCCTCCGCGCCCTCAACACCCCGACCCCGGACCGCCCCCTCACCGACGACCTCACCACCTCCCGCCACGCCCTGTCCCTTCACCCACCACCCTGA
- a CDS encoding LacI family DNA-binding transcriptional regulator: MAQATGLSPAAVSYALRGLQVSEETMERVRAAAAELGYEADPIARALASGRTGMIGLLCGSLEDLWQQSLAVGISRGLREKDRYALILDAVGDPARERAFAQRLRDQRVDGLIVQPIDPAAAFWPELCESLPVVAIGDSIAGTAGEVVFDNRRGVTLALEHLRALGHRRIAVLTPTRASTPDRPADVHVTAEADRLGLDIVVATAPHGLAGATAAARELLAGQGPSAVFCFADSIAYGVYAAAQELGLAVPEDVSVMGYDDHPMSGLLTPGLTTVDWDIDGIVKAAVRLISAAADGGTRRRRVVQAPTLRERGSVARLR; encoded by the coding sequence GTGGCTCAGGCCACAGGCCTGTCACCAGCGGCCGTCTCGTATGCGCTGCGCGGCCTGCAGGTCTCCGAGGAGACCATGGAGCGCGTCCGCGCGGCGGCGGCCGAGCTGGGCTACGAGGCCGACCCCATCGCCAGGGCCCTGGCCAGCGGGCGCACCGGCATGATCGGCCTGCTGTGCGGCTCGCTGGAGGACCTGTGGCAGCAGTCCCTGGCGGTCGGCATCAGCAGAGGGCTGCGGGAGAAAGACCGCTATGCCCTGATCCTTGATGCGGTGGGCGATCCCGCCCGCGAGCGGGCCTTCGCCCAGCGGCTGCGCGACCAGCGCGTCGACGGGCTCATCGTCCAGCCGATCGATCCGGCGGCGGCGTTCTGGCCCGAGCTGTGCGAGTCGCTGCCGGTGGTCGCGATCGGCGACTCGATCGCGGGCACGGCCGGGGAGGTCGTCTTCGACAACCGGCGCGGCGTGACGCTGGCGCTGGAGCACCTGCGCGCGCTGGGCCACCGCCGCATCGCCGTCCTCACCCCGACCCGGGCCAGCACCCCCGACCGGCCCGCCGACGTGCACGTCACCGCCGAGGCCGACCGCCTGGGGCTGGACATCGTGGTCGCCACCGCCCCGCACGGCCTGGCGGGGGCCACCGCGGCGGCGCGGGAGCTGCTGGCGGGGCAGGGGCCGAGCGCGGTGTTCTGCTTCGCGGACTCGATCGCTTACGGGGTCTACGCGGCCGCCCAGGAGCTGGGGCTGGCCGTGCCCGAGGACGTGTCGGTCATGGGGTATGACGATCACCCGATGTCGGGGCTGCTCACGCCTGGTCTCACGACCGTCGATTGGGACATCGACGGGATCGTCAAGGCGGCGGTCCGGCTCATCTCGGCGGCGGCGGACGGGGGGACCCGGCGGCGGCGCGTCGTCCAGGCACCCACCCTTCGCGAGCGCGGGTCGGTCGCCCGCCTGCGCTGA
- a CDS encoding amidohydrolase family protein, translating into MSIDVHQHVWTRPLVDALRARSSPPHVDGWTLYLDDEPPYEIDPQDLEHRDTTGLELALVSPSSPLGVEFLPPEESWPVIDAYHDGALALGEPFGAWASTCLSRPDPERLARDLGRGLAGLQLPATAVPDDRLLEVLTDLDLPLFVHPGPAAKTAGTPPWWPAVVPYVQQMHAAWHYFHAVVRPRHPRLRVCFALLAGLAPLHSERLIARGGGSRGLVDPNFFVETSSYGPRAIDAIVRELGIDVVVNGSDAPYATAPEPGLGAAAGHAIRVVNPRRLLTRKETRT; encoded by the coding sequence GTGAGCATCGACGTCCATCAGCATGTCTGGACGCGCCCGCTCGTCGACGCCCTGCGCGCCCGTTCCTCCCCTCCCCACGTCGACGGCTGGACGCTGTACCTCGACGACGAGCCCCCGTACGAGATCGACCCCCAGGACCTCGAGCACCGCGACACCACCGGCCTGGAGCTGGCGCTGGTGTCGCCGTCGAGCCCGCTCGGCGTCGAGTTCCTGCCGCCGGAGGAGTCCTGGCCGGTGATCGACGCCTACCACGACGGCGCGCTCGCGCTGGGCGAGCCGTTCGGGGCCTGGGCGTCCACGTGCCTCAGCCGGCCCGACCCCGAGCGCCTGGCCCGCGACCTCGGCCGCGGCCTCGCGGGGCTGCAGCTCCCCGCGACGGCCGTGCCCGACGACCGCCTGCTCGAGGTGCTGACGGACCTGGACCTTCCGCTGTTCGTCCACCCCGGCCCGGCCGCGAAGACCGCGGGCACGCCGCCCTGGTGGCCCGCCGTGGTGCCGTACGTCCAGCAGATGCACGCCGCGTGGCACTACTTCCACGCCGTCGTCCGCCCCAGGCACCCGCGGCTGCGCGTCTGCTTCGCCCTCCTCGCGGGGCTGGCGCCGCTGCACTCCGAGCGCCTGATCGCCAGGGGCGGCGGCAGCCGCGGCCTGGTCGATCCCAACTTCTTCGTGGAGACCTCCTCCTACGGCCCGCGGGCGATCGACGCGATCGTCCGCGAGCTGGGCATCGACGTCGTCGTCAACGGCTCCGACGCCCCCTACGCCACCGCACCCGAGCCCGGACTCGGCGCGGCCGCCGGCCACGCCATCCGGGTCGTCAACCCCCGTCGTCTGTTGACCAGAAAGGAGACTCGTACGTGA
- a CDS encoding cysteine dioxygenase, giving the protein MSTKQIQDGGTCARLPERTLDRRELRDLVNDLAAHPEEWRDQVQFPADGGRHYASLYRDAYVDVWLLCWRPEDDTGWHDHDISSGAVHVVQGALLECNPRIGGEHLETVVSEGQSFSFGPDHIHRLNGAVDESVSIHAYSPPLWRLGQYSIDGTGVMRRVSVSYADELRPLDDVVVA; this is encoded by the coding sequence GTGAGCACGAAGCAGATCCAGGACGGGGGCACCTGTGCCCGGTTGCCCGAGCGCACGCTCGACCGGCGCGAACTGCGCGACCTGGTGAACGATCTGGCGGCCCACCCCGAGGAGTGGCGGGACCAGGTGCAGTTCCCCGCGGACGGCGGCAGGCACTACGCCTCGCTCTACCGCGACGCGTACGTGGACGTCTGGCTGCTCTGCTGGCGCCCCGAGGACGACACCGGCTGGCACGACCACGACATCTCCTCCGGCGCCGTCCACGTGGTGCAGGGCGCGCTCCTGGAGTGCAACCCGCGCATCGGCGGCGAGCACCTGGAGACCGTGGTCTCGGAGGGGCAGTCGTTCTCGTTCGGGCCCGACCACATCCACCGGCTCAACGGCGCGGTGGACGAGAGCGTCTCCATCCACGCCTACTCGCCGCCGCTGTGGCGGCTCGGCCAGTACTCCATCGACGGCACCGGCGTCATGCGCCGCGTCTCGGTGAGCTACGCCGACGAGCTCAGGCCGCTGGACGACGTGGTCGTGGCCTGA
- a CDS encoding (2Fe-2S)-binding protein, which produces MLIETLQRVADERGGVLGVEPGLVIEPDGSWTPVTELLREPYAALLGLIDETAARWNAPRHVGAALFWKTYGYWHTMPMALGWALDGRVPIMRPADTYFKVSDAGVTIAATRVSWSEGAAAIREALAESQAPLVRAVGAVAKVGERTLWGSTAEALAHPLTSIVPGDYMRLLKGIGPPVDGLIEPAGDGYFRRTCCLWVTLPDVEPCGSCCVLRPRPRRPAA; this is translated from the coding sequence GTGCTGATCGAGACGCTCCAGCGGGTCGCCGACGAGCGTGGCGGGGTGCTGGGCGTCGAGCCCGGCCTGGTCATCGAGCCCGACGGCAGCTGGACGCCGGTCACCGAGCTGTTGCGGGAGCCGTACGCGGCGCTGCTCGGGCTGATCGACGAGACGGCCGCGCGCTGGAACGCGCCGCGCCACGTCGGCGCGGCGCTGTTCTGGAAGACGTACGGCTACTGGCACACGATGCCCATGGCGCTCGGCTGGGCGCTGGACGGGCGGGTGCCGATCATGCGGCCGGCGGACACGTACTTCAAGGTGTCGGACGCCGGGGTGACGATCGCGGCCACGCGGGTGAGCTGGTCCGAAGGGGCCGCCGCGATCCGCGAGGCGCTCGCCGAGTCGCAGGCGCCGCTGGTGCGGGCCGTCGGGGCGGTGGCGAAGGTGGGCGAGCGGACGCTGTGGGGATCCACGGCGGAGGCGCTCGCCCATCCGCTGACGTCGATCGTGCCGGGCGACTACATGCGGCTGCTGAAGGGGATCGGCCCGCCGGTCGACGGGCTGATCGAGCCCGCCGGCGACGGCTACTTCCGCAGGACCTGCTGCCTGTGGGTCACACTGCCCGACGTCGAGCCCTGCGGAAGCTGCTGCGTGCTCAGGCCACGACCACGTCGTCCAGCGGCCTGA
- a CDS encoding CynX/NimT family MFS transporter, protein MSLRSAVLVAGFVLAALNLRPAIAGVSPLLDEIMTDVGLSPAGGGAVTTVMVVCLGVFGPVTPLLARRFGLDRTLLAGLLVIAAGVALRGLDGAPVLYLGSALAATAIAVMNVSMPAVVKEHFPTRVNLLTGVYVASVVAGATLASGLVIPIEHATGYGWRGVSALLAVPALLAALLWLPQALRKQSGAQNGPRPFGAVLRSPVTWWVTALMGLQSLTFYVMLAWLPTIFLEAGLPADQAGYLLSLTNLVQVVTSLAIPVLAGRRASQVPYVVGAGVLTVLGYLGMLLAPTAAPWLWMIVLGIGQGASFALALLIIALRPADPATVTALSAVAQSVGYAIAALGPLLFGFLREVSGGWTVPLLAGLGVLMVQIVAGWFAGRPATLGKANL, encoded by the coding sequence ATGTCGTTGAGATCTGCCGTGCTGGTCGCCGGGTTCGTACTGGCCGCGCTCAACCTGCGCCCCGCCATCGCGGGTGTCTCCCCGCTCCTCGACGAGATCATGACGGACGTGGGCCTGTCGCCCGCCGGCGGCGGCGCCGTCACGACGGTCATGGTGGTCTGTCTCGGGGTGTTCGGGCCGGTCACGCCGCTGCTCGCGCGGCGCTTCGGGCTCGACCGCACGCTGCTGGCCGGACTGCTGGTCATCGCGGCGGGCGTGGCGCTGCGCGGCCTCGACGGCGCGCCGGTGCTCTACCTCGGCTCCGCCCTCGCCGCCACGGCGATCGCCGTGATGAACGTCTCCATGCCCGCCGTCGTCAAGGAGCACTTCCCCACCCGGGTCAACCTGCTGACCGGCGTCTACGTCGCCTCGGTGGTGGCCGGCGCCACCCTCGCCTCCGGGCTGGTCATCCCCATCGAGCACGCCACCGGGTACGGCTGGCGCGGCGTCTCCGCGCTGCTCGCCGTGCCCGCCCTGCTGGCCGCGCTGCTCTGGCTGCCCCAGGCGTTGCGCAAGCAGAGCGGGGCGCAGAACGGGCCCAGGCCGTTCGGAGCGGTGCTCAGGAGCCCTGTGACCTGGTGGGTGACCGCCCTCATGGGCCTGCAGTCGCTCACCTTCTACGTCATGCTGGCCTGGCTGCCGACGATCTTCCTGGAGGCCGGACTCCCCGCCGACCAGGCCGGCTACCTGCTCAGCCTGACGAACCTGGTCCAGGTCGTCACCTCGCTGGCCATCCCCGTGCTGGCGGGCCGGCGGGCCTCGCAGGTGCCGTACGTGGTCGGCGCCGGGGTGCTGACCGTGCTCGGCTACCTCGGCATGCTGCTGGCCCCCACGGCCGCGCCCTGGTTGTGGATGATCGTGCTGGGGATCGGCCAGGGCGCCTCGTTCGCGCTGGCGCTGCTGATCATCGCGCTGCGGCCGGCCGATCCGGCGACCGTGACCGCGCTGTCGGCCGTGGCGCAGTCCGTGGGGTACGCGATCGCGGCGCTGGGGCCGTTGCTGTTCGGGTTCCTCAGGGAGGTCTCCGGCGGCTGGACGGTGCCGCTGCTGGCGGGGCTCGGGGTGCTCATGGTGCAGATCGTGGCTGGGTGGTTCGCGGGCCGGCCTGCTACCTTAGGTAAGGCTAACCTATAG
- a CDS encoding LacI family DNA-binding transcriptional regulator codes for MRPTMKDVASAAGVALKTVSRVVNGEPGVHPATAERVRAAIERLGYSRNESAAVLRRGRTATVGLVIEDVADPFYSGLSRAVEDVVIEHGCLLLSGSSSEEPLRERELVETFCARRVDGLIVVPAGEDHSYLRPELEAGTPVVFADRPPGAGIELDTVLADNLGGAGQAIRHLMGHGHSRIAFLGDDPGIFTAAERLNGYRQALGGLFDQRLVSMRTPSLEGVRADLARMFALDDPPSALFTGNGRYTVTALRALAGRRVALVGFDDFELADLLTPGVSVVAQDPAWMGRVAAELLFRRLRGDAGPPEHIELPVRLIARGSGELPPPG; via the coding sequence GTGAGACCGACGATGAAGGACGTCGCCTCGGCGGCGGGCGTGGCGCTCAAGACCGTCTCGCGCGTCGTGAACGGCGAGCCCGGCGTCCACCCCGCCACGGCCGAGCGGGTGCGCGCGGCCATCGAGCGGCTGGGCTACAGCCGCAACGAGAGCGCGGCGGTGCTGCGCAGGGGCAGGACCGCCACGGTCGGGCTGGTCATCGAGGACGTGGCGGACCCGTTCTACTCGGGCCTGAGCCGGGCCGTCGAGGACGTCGTCATCGAGCACGGCTGCCTGCTGCTCAGCGGCTCGTCGAGCGAGGAGCCGCTCAGGGAGCGCGAGCTGGTCGAGACGTTCTGCGCGCGCCGGGTGGACGGGCTGATCGTGGTGCCCGCCGGCGAGGACCACTCCTACCTGCGGCCCGAGCTGGAGGCCGGCACGCCGGTGGTGTTCGCCGACCGGCCGCCGGGCGCGGGGATCGAGCTGGACACGGTGCTCGCCGACAACCTGGGCGGCGCCGGGCAGGCGATCCGCCACCTCATGGGCCACGGCCACAGCAGGATCGCCTTCCTCGGCGACGACCCGGGGATCTTCACCGCGGCCGAGCGGCTCAACGGCTACCGGCAGGCGCTCGGCGGGCTGTTCGACCAGCGGCTGGTGTCGATGCGGACGCCCTCGCTGGAGGGCGTCCGCGCGGACCTGGCCCGCATGTTCGCCCTGGACGATCCGCCGTCCGCGCTGTTCACCGGCAACGGCCGCTACACCGTGACGGCGCTGCGCGCGCTGGCCGGGCGCCGGGTGGCGCTGGTGGGGTTCGACGACTTCGAGCTGGCCGACCTGCTGACCCCCGGGGTGAGCGTGGTGGCGCAGGACCCGGCGTGGATGGGGCGGGTGGCGGCCGAGCTGCTCTTCCGCCGCCTGCGCGGCGACGCCGGCCCGCCGGAGCACATCGAGCTGCCGGTACGGCTCATCGCCCGCGGCTCCGGCGAGCTCCCCCCGCCGGGCTGA